A single genomic interval of Dyella sp. GSA-30 harbors:
- a CDS encoding sugar ABC transporter permease yields the protein MNPTRAAWIFLAPALIVLGLFFLLPVIAALLLSLTDYDLYALANLHNLRFVALGNYWELLHRPLFWSALGHTFYFVIVGVPLSICTSLGAALLLNSPLARMKSFFRTALFAPVVTTVVATAVIWRYLFNTKYGWANYFLQSVGIHPVDWLGDPHWAMPTIILFAVWKNFGYNMIIFLAGLQAIPADLYEAARIDGASLRRQFQHITLPMLKPTLVMVAILTVAGYFQLFAEPYVMTEGGPLQSTTSVLYLMYEEGFKWWNLGSASAVAFLLFVIMFVVTAVLLRLSQRGDEA from the coding sequence ATGAATCCGACCCGCGCCGCCTGGATCTTTCTCGCACCCGCATTGATCGTTCTGGGTCTGTTCTTTTTGCTGCCCGTCATTGCAGCACTATTGCTCAGCCTCACCGACTACGACCTCTACGCGCTGGCCAACCTGCACAACCTGCGCTTCGTTGCACTGGGCAATTATTGGGAACTGCTGCACCGACCACTGTTCTGGTCGGCGCTGGGACACACGTTCTACTTCGTGATCGTCGGTGTACCGCTGTCGATCTGTACCTCGCTCGGCGCCGCGCTGTTGCTCAACTCGCCGCTGGCGCGCATGAAATCATTCTTCCGCACGGCCTTGTTCGCACCTGTGGTTACCACCGTGGTCGCGACCGCGGTGATCTGGCGTTATCTATTCAACACCAAGTACGGCTGGGCCAACTACTTCCTGCAGAGCGTCGGCATTCATCCGGTCGATTGGCTCGGCGACCCTCACTGGGCGATGCCGACAATCATCCTGTTCGCGGTGTGGAAAAACTTCGGCTACAACATGATCATTTTCCTGGCCGGCTTGCAGGCTATTCCGGCCGATCTCTATGAAGCCGCGCGCATCGATGGCGCCTCGCTCCGCCGCCAGTTTCAGCACATCACATTGCCGATGCTCAAGCCAACGCTAGTGATGGTGGCGATCCTCACTGTCGCCGGTTACTTCCAGCTGTTTGCCGAGCCCTACGTGATGACCGAAGGCGGCCCGCTGCAAAGCACCACCAGTGTGCTGTACCTGATGTACGAAGAAGGCTTCAAATGGTGGAACCTGGGCTCCGCTTCCGCAGTGGCCTTCTTGCTGTTCGTAATCATGTTCGTGGTGACCGCCGTGTTGTTGCGGCTGTCGCAGCGCGGAGATGAGGCATGA
- a CDS encoding M3 family metallopeptidase produces MSKDNPLLADDALPAFSKIRPEHVEPAVEALLADYRSGIDAITAPGAPRDFASVMLSQERLDQQLSRAWAPVGHLHSVADSEALRKVYGPAEEKLTDHSIEVGQNRELYAAVQAVADAPEFAGLGRPERALVEHALRDFRLSGVSLEEPARSRFREIGVELSKLSTEFSNAVLDATDAWHEHLTDERDVVGIPESGRAVLRQYAKDQQLDGYLVTLKQPSVQAVLTYADNRGLRERVYWAYQTRASDQGPHAGKYDNSERIEKILALRHEAALLLGFDNAAEESLATKMAQSPLEVMEFLRDLATRAKPVAQKELTELRQFAREELKLDNLEPWDVGYISEKLRQQQYALDEEQLKPYFPLPAVIDGLFGLTEKLYDITLAPRDGVDVWHSDVRYYDVRDADGRVFAGAYVDLYARNGKRGGAWMDVCRARFRDGEHEQLPVAFLTCNFAPPTEGKPALLTHDDVLTLFHEFGHGLHHLLTEISLPSIGGIDGVEWDAVELPSQFMENFGWNREALDLFARHYETGERLPDELFQRMLNARHFHAGLFLVRQLEFALFDFLLHLEYDPTTGAQTMAVLEQARKEVAVLHPPAWQRFPHAFSHIFAGGYAAGYYSYLWAELLSADAFGEFEAHGVIDRATGERFRREILSVGASRPALESFIAFRGRKPEPEALLKSHGLA; encoded by the coding sequence ATGAGCAAAGACAATCCGCTGCTGGCCGACGACGCCCTGCCGGCGTTCTCGAAGATCCGCCCCGAACACGTCGAACCGGCGGTCGAGGCGCTTCTGGCCGACTATCGCAGCGGTATCGATGCCATCACCGCGCCTGGCGCGCCCCGCGATTTCGCCAGCGTCATGCTGAGCCAGGAGCGGCTCGATCAGCAGTTGTCGCGCGCCTGGGCGCCGGTCGGCCACCTCCATTCGGTCGCCGACAGCGAGGCGTTGCGCAAGGTCTACGGACCTGCGGAGGAAAAGCTGACCGACCACTCGATCGAGGTCGGCCAGAATCGCGAACTCTATGCGGCCGTTCAGGCCGTGGCCGATGCTCCGGAATTCGCGGGCCTCGGCCGGCCCGAGCGCGCGCTCGTCGAGCATGCGCTGCGTGATTTCCGCTTGTCCGGCGTATCACTGGAGGAGCCGGCGCGCTCTCGCTTTCGCGAGATCGGTGTCGAACTGTCCAAGCTGTCGACCGAGTTTTCCAACGCGGTGCTCGACGCCACCGACGCGTGGCACGAACACCTCACCGACGAGCGCGACGTCGTCGGCATCCCCGAATCCGGCCGAGCGGTGCTGCGCCAGTACGCCAAGGACCAGCAGCTGGACGGTTACCTGGTAACGCTCAAGCAGCCCAGCGTGCAGGCCGTGCTTACGTATGCCGACAACCGCGGTCTGCGCGAGCGCGTTTACTGGGCGTATCAGACCCGGGCGTCGGATCAGGGTCCGCATGCTGGCAAGTACGACAACAGCGAACGTATCGAAAAGATCCTGGCGTTGCGCCATGAGGCGGCGCTGCTGCTCGGCTTCGACAACGCGGCGGAGGAGTCGCTGGCCACCAAGATGGCGCAGTCGCCGCTGGAAGTGATGGAGTTCCTGCGTGACCTGGCTACGCGCGCCAAGCCGGTAGCGCAAAAGGAGCTGACCGAGCTGCGCCAGTTCGCGCGCGAGGAACTCAAGCTCGACAACCTGGAACCCTGGGACGTCGGCTATATCTCGGAGAAATTGCGCCAGCAGCAGTACGCGCTCGACGAAGAGCAGTTGAAGCCTTATTTCCCGCTACCGGCGGTGATCGACGGCTTGTTCGGCCTGACCGAAAAACTCTATGACATCACCCTCGCCCCGCGCGACGGCGTCGATGTATGGCATTCGGATGTGCGCTATTACGACGTGCGCGATGCCGACGGCCGCGTGTTTGCAGGCGCCTACGTCGACCTGTACGCCCGCAACGGCAAACGCGGGGGCGCCTGGATGGATGTCTGTCGCGCGCGTTTCCGCGATGGCGAGCACGAACAGCTGCCGGTGGCTTTCCTGACCTGCAACTTCGCACCGCCGACCGAAGGCAAGCCGGCGCTGCTGACGCACGACGACGTGCTCACGCTATTCCACGAATTCGGCCACGGCCTGCACCATCTGCTGACCGAGATTTCGTTGCCGTCGATCGGCGGCATCGACGGCGTCGAATGGGACGCGGTGGAATTGCCCAGCCAGTTCATGGAGAACTTCGGCTGGAACCGCGAAGCCCTCGATCTGTTCGCGCGCCATTACGAAACCGGCGAACGACTCCCCGACGAACTGTTCCAGCGCATGCTCAATGCACGGCACTTCCATGCCGGCCTGTTCCTGGTGCGCCAGCTGGAGTTCGCTCTGTTCGACTTTCTGCTGCATCTTGAATACGACCCGACCACCGGCGCTCAGACCATGGCCGTACTCGAACAGGCACGTAAAGAGGTGGCGGTGTTGCATCCGCCAGCCTGGCAGCGCTTCCCGCACGCATTCAGCCACATCTTTGCTGGCGGCTATGCGGCCGGTTACTACAGTTATCTGTGGGCGGAGCTGCTGAGTGCCGATGCGTTTGGCGAGTTCGAGGCCCATGGGGTCATCGATCGCGCCACCGGTGAGCGCTTCCGCCGTGAAATACTCAGTGTGGGCGCGAGCCGACCGGCGCTGGAGAGCTTTATCGCATTTCGCGGGCGCAAACCCGAACCGGAGGCTCTGCTCAAGAGCCACGGCCTGGCCTGA
- a CDS encoding zinc ribbon domain-containing protein, whose amino-acid sequence MAYEYGSSAQRLDFPNPYRVENVFRMAAAVILIGGGLYALFLARNGLTAHLEGWSLAPIIIGIGMLAGGIKHAATALSRLRFFFGRGKPEGLAGELAEGQTGEKPDAPRLKATMRGGAIAVEEPTGALNGLLYSMVRPLIWAPQPIQWVAQLQFRTGLTLIVVLVALLATMLGVSEANDLAWLGLFFFVYTAALLFIPLERGALARTHLGPGGLIGLVLVAILAPVLIHNLSPHLRTLGGVDLSGQALFLLICAITAVVVFFIALLRQMVAPPQTIMACEIATVSMNAPPNQVLVELDREMQRGWIEQIPNRRYARQIPQTVGASGSFNGELLEETQPMPRDDMRKITLQDALREPRYRWLTLLSGLGVLYTLATAVALLLFAHKVSMRFTEPVIWEYICFAGGMFSLATFCLRAGHILWSRFDFTSRLTWVEVDGNFQRSNTAIGAQFTDRVRTEKEIISVNDMTLRVWVAEVDSVTFGADSQRRMIGLRGRPDLALSLREHLQRFAEGQSSVDMPASRADLEKIAAMNSMNRASAGADPRAALQGVVDAVAPSPPVTPSFGKPRPDACPSCQHPVSSTAKFCPECGNPLG is encoded by the coding sequence ATGGCTTACGAATACGGTTCAAGCGCGCAGCGCTTGGATTTCCCCAACCCTTACCGGGTCGAGAATGTCTTCCGCATGGCCGCGGCGGTCATTCTTATCGGCGGCGGTCTGTATGCGTTGTTCCTTGCGCGCAACGGACTGACTGCCCATCTCGAAGGCTGGTCGCTGGCCCCGATCATTATCGGCATCGGCATGCTGGCCGGCGGCATCAAGCACGCGGCTACGGCATTGAGTCGGCTGCGTTTCTTTTTCGGTCGCGGCAAACCCGAGGGCCTGGCCGGCGAACTGGCCGAGGGCCAGACCGGCGAAAAGCCCGACGCGCCACGCCTGAAAGCCACCATGCGTGGTGGTGCGATTGCGGTAGAGGAGCCCACCGGTGCATTGAACGGTCTGCTCTACAGTATGGTTCGTCCGCTGATCTGGGCGCCGCAGCCGATCCAGTGGGTCGCCCAGCTGCAGTTCCGTACCGGGCTCACCTTGATCGTGGTGCTGGTGGCCTTGCTGGCCACCATGCTCGGCGTGTCCGAAGCGAACGATCTGGCCTGGCTCGGCCTGTTCTTTTTCGTCTATACGGCGGCCTTGCTGTTTATTCCGCTGGAACGCGGCGCCCTGGCACGTACGCATCTGGGCCCTGGCGGACTGATCGGGCTGGTGCTGGTGGCGATTCTTGCGCCGGTGCTGATTCACAACCTGTCGCCGCATCTGCGCACGCTCGGCGGTGTCGATCTCAGCGGACAGGCGCTGTTTCTGCTGATCTGCGCGATTACCGCCGTGGTGGTGTTCTTCATTGCACTGCTGCGTCAGATGGTGGCGCCGCCGCAGACCATCATGGCTTGCGAGATCGCCACGGTATCGATGAACGCACCGCCGAATCAGGTGCTGGTGGAACTCGATCGTGAAATGCAGCGCGGCTGGATCGAACAGATTCCGAACCGTCGCTATGCGCGACAGATTCCGCAAACTGTCGGCGCCTCGGGCAGTTTCAATGGCGAGCTGCTGGAAGAAACCCAGCCGATGCCGCGCGACGACATGCGCAAGATCACCTTGCAGGATGCGCTGCGTGAACCGCGCTATCGCTGGCTGACCCTGCTGAGTGGTCTAGGCGTGCTCTACACCCTGGCCACGGCGGTGGCGTTGCTGCTGTTCGCGCACAAGGTGTCCATGCGTTTCACCGAGCCGGTGATCTGGGAATACATCTGTTTTGCCGGCGGCATGTTCTCGCTTGCCACCTTCTGTCTGCGTGCCGGCCATATCCTGTGGTCGCGCTTCGATTTCACCTCGCGCCTGACCTGGGTGGAGGTCGACGGCAACTTCCAGCGGTCCAATACCGCCATCGGTGCGCAGTTCACCGACCGCGTGCGTACCGAGAAAGAGATCATCAGCGTCAACGACATGACCTTGCGTGTGTGGGTGGCCGAAGTCGATTCGGTGACCTTCGGTGCCGACTCGCAGCGCCGCATGATCGGCCTGCGCGGCCGGCCTGACCTGGCCTTGTCCCTGCGCGAGCACCTGCAGCGTTTTGCCGAAGGCCAGAGCAGCGTCGATATGCCCGCCTCGCGCGCGGACCTGGAAAAGATCGCCGCGATGAACTCGATGAACCGGGCCAGCGCGGGTGCCGATCCGCGGGCTGCGCTGCAGGGCGTCGTCGATGCGGTGGCGCCAAGCCCGCCGGTGACGCCGAGCTTCGGCAAGCCAAGGCCCGACGCCTGTCCGAGCTGCCAGCATCCGGTGTCGTCTACCGCCAAGTTCTGCCCTGAATGCGGCAACCCGCTCGGTTAG
- a CDS encoding carbohydrate ABC transporter permease: MNETRFGKAIINGLLIGGAIVALFPLLWMLSVSFMQPGEASSLPPPLLPRHATFGNYRELFVHAGMGRYLVNSLLVSTAITLLALACNLMAGYAFAKLRFAGRERLFQLLIGGLVIPAQVAMLPLFLLLKYMGLVNSYAGVIVPGMATIFGIFLVRQYARGIPDDLLEAARIDGAGELRIFVQIVLPLLKPIMVTLAIFTFLAAWNDFMWPLIVLTGQEHYTLPIALASLSREHVQDSELMMAGSVVTVLPVLALFLALQRYYLQGLLLGSVKG; encoded by the coding sequence ATGAACGAGACACGCTTCGGTAAGGCGATCATCAACGGTTTGCTGATCGGCGGCGCGATCGTCGCGCTGTTCCCGCTGCTGTGGATGCTCTCGGTGTCGTTCATGCAGCCGGGCGAAGCCAGCTCGCTGCCGCCGCCGTTGTTGCCCAGGCACGCAACGTTCGGCAACTATCGCGAACTGTTTGTGCACGCGGGCATGGGTCGGTATCTGGTCAACAGCCTGCTGGTTTCCACCGCGATCACCTTGTTGGCTCTGGCCTGCAATCTGATGGCCGGCTACGCCTTCGCCAAGCTGCGCTTCGCCGGTCGCGAGCGCCTGTTCCAGCTATTGATCGGCGGCCTGGTGATTCCCGCGCAGGTAGCGATGCTGCCGCTGTTCCTGCTGCTGAAGTACATGGGTCTGGTCAATAGCTATGCCGGCGTGATCGTGCCGGGCATGGCGACCATCTTCGGTATCTTCCTGGTACGTCAGTATGCACGCGGCATTCCTGACGACCTGTTGGAGGCGGCACGCATCGATGGTGCGGGCGAGCTGCGCATCTTCGTGCAGATCGTGCTGCCCCTGCTCAAGCCGATCATGGTAACGCTGGCGATCTTTACGTTTCTCGCTGCGTGGAACGACTTCATGTGGCCGCTGATCGTGCTGACCGGCCAGGAGCACTATACCCTGCCGATCGCGCTGGCATCGCTGTCGCGCGAACACGTGCAGGATTCGGAACTGATGATGGCGGGCTCGGTGGTCACCGTGCTTCCGGTGCTGGCGCTGTTCCTGGCGTTGCAGCGCTACTACCTGCAAGGGCTGTTGCTGGGCAGCGTAAAGGGTTAG
- the xth gene encoding exodeoxyribonuclease III: protein MKIASWNVNSLKVRLPHLAQWLAEAQPDVVALQETKLEDAKFPLDEIAAMGYRAVFSGQKTYNGVAILARDTHAFEDVLTDIPGLEDPQRRILAATVGGVRVVDLYVVNGKAVGDEKYTYKLDWLAKMRDFLAQEIARHPKLVVLGDFNIAPDDRDVYDPVSWGEDILCSPPERAALKAITDLGLTDSFRLFEAAGEHYSWWDYRQAAFRRNMGLRIDLILISDALKSVAKAAAIDRTPRRWERPSDHTPVTLDLDI, encoded by the coding sequence ATGAAAATTGCCTCCTGGAATGTGAATTCGCTGAAGGTGCGCTTGCCGCACCTCGCCCAGTGGCTGGCCGAGGCGCAGCCCGACGTGGTGGCGCTGCAGGAAACCAAGCTGGAAGACGCCAAGTTTCCGCTCGACGAGATTGCCGCGATGGGCTACCGCGCAGTGTTCTCCGGCCAGAAGACCTATAACGGTGTGGCCATCCTCGCGCGCGACACACATGCGTTTGAGGATGTGCTTACCGATATTCCCGGTCTTGAGGATCCGCAGCGGCGCATCCTGGCTGCCACCGTCGGTGGCGTACGCGTGGTCGACCTGTATGTCGTCAACGGCAAGGCGGTCGGCGACGAGAAATACACCTACAAGCTCGACTGGTTGGCGAAGATGCGCGATTTTCTCGCGCAGGAAATCGCGCGCCACCCGAAACTGGTCGTGTTGGGCGATTTCAACATCGCGCCGGATGACCGCGATGTCTACGACCCGGTGAGCTGGGGCGAGGACATTCTCTGCTCGCCACCGGAGCGGGCAGCGCTCAAGGCGATTACCGACCTCGGCCTGACCGACAGCTTTCGTCTGTTCGAAGCGGCCGGGGAACACTACAGCTGGTGGGACTACCGTCAGGCGGCTTTCCGGCGCAACATGGGTCTGCGCATCGATCTGATCCTGATCTCCGATGCCCTGAAATCCGTGGCAAAGGCGGCGGCTATCGATCGCACGCCACGACGTTGGGAGCGTCCTTCCGATCACACGCCGGTGACGCTGGATTTGGATATCTGA
- a CDS encoding pirin family protein produces the protein MTERSILRRIRGMDTSDGAGVRLKRIIGQPGLDMVDPFLLLDEFRSDQAGDYIAGFPEHPHRGFETVTYMLAGHMQHGDNHGNRGDLGPGSVQWMTAGRGILHSEMPQQENGLMWGFQLWVNLPASDKMTAPRYQDIAPDRIPVVHPSDGVEVRVIAGELDGAVGPVNGIATAPIYMDIAVQPGAQIEIPLPEGHSGFAYVFDGTDASVAGERLGRSELAVLSKGDSVRVAGRDAAARVLLVAGKALKEPVARYGPFVMDTPEQIHEAIADFRAGKF, from the coding sequence ATGACCGAGCGCAGCATTCTCCGCCGCATACGTGGCATGGACACCTCCGACGGTGCTGGTGTGCGCCTGAAGCGCATCATCGGCCAGCCCGGCCTGGATATGGTCGACCCGTTCCTGTTGCTGGACGAATTCCGTTCCGACCAGGCGGGCGACTATATCGCCGGCTTCCCGGAGCATCCGCATCGCGGCTTCGAAACCGTCACCTACATGCTTGCCGGCCATATGCAGCACGGCGACAACCATGGCAACCGCGGCGATCTAGGCCCCGGCAGTGTGCAGTGGATGACCGCCGGCCGCGGCATCCTGCATTCGGAAATGCCGCAGCAGGAAAACGGCCTGATGTGGGGTTTCCAGCTGTGGGTCAACCTGCCGGCCTCGGACAAGATGACCGCGCCGCGCTATCAGGACATCGCACCGGATCGCATTCCCGTCGTGCATCCCAGCGATGGGGTCGAAGTGCGCGTGATTGCCGGTGAACTCGATGGCGCTGTTGGTCCGGTCAATGGCATTGCCACCGCGCCGATCTACATGGACATCGCGGTGCAGCCGGGCGCGCAGATCGAGATCCCGTTGCCGGAAGGCCATAGCGGCTTTGCGTATGTGTTCGACGGCACCGATGCATCCGTTGCCGGTGAGCGTCTTGGACGCAGCGAACTGGCGGTGCTGTCCAAGGGCGACAGCGTACGTGTCGCCGGGCGCGATGCCGCGGCACGCGTGTTGCTGGTGGCGGGCAAGGCACTGAAGGAACCGGTGGCTCGTTATGGCCCGTTCGTGATGGATACGCCCGAGCAGATTCATGAGGCGATTGCGGATTTTCGGGCCGGGAAGTTTTAA
- a CDS encoding YecA family protein, whose protein sequence is MNTPKKDWPSSLDDNELDELDRYLRVHANDGDLLLDGVHGMLSALAVGPLQVLPEEWLPEVLHEPFVDEDEGNRVLALLAKLNDSISAELDVDAYEPILGEVDTEAGPVLSAAGWCEGFSRAIDLRAGLWEKRLADDPQLMELLGPVMALAVDEGILSAEADFEKLSDDEYDECLSQVPMVLSAVGQYWLEHPATESELEALVHEEPEEKTTTPPRQRSGHWVH, encoded by the coding sequence ATGAATACGCCCAAGAAAGATTGGCCCAGTTCGCTGGACGACAACGAGCTCGACGAGCTGGACCGTTACCTGCGCGTCCATGCCAACGACGGCGACCTGCTGCTGGATGGCGTGCACGGCATGCTCTCGGCGCTGGCGGTCGGGCCGCTGCAGGTACTGCCGGAAGAATGGCTGCCTGAAGTGCTGCACGAACCCTTCGTCGATGAAGACGAAGGCAATCGCGTACTGGCGCTGCTGGCCAAGCTCAACGATTCGATCAGCGCCGAGCTCGACGTCGATGCCTATGAGCCGATTCTTGGCGAAGTGGATACCGAAGCCGGTCCCGTGCTCAGCGCGGCGGGCTGGTGCGAAGGTTTCAGCCGTGCGATCGATTTGCGCGCCGGTCTGTGGGAAAAGCGCCTGGCCGACGATCCGCAACTGATGGAACTGCTCGGCCCGGTGATGGCGCTGGCGGTCGACGAGGGCATCTTGAGTGCCGAGGCCGATTTCGAAAAGCTCAGTGACGATGAATACGACGAGTGCCTGTCACAGGTGCCCATGGTGCTGAGCGCGGTCGGTCAGTATTGGCTGGAACATCCCGCGACGGAATCGGAGCTCGAAGCCCTGGTTCACGAAGAGCCCGAAGAGAAAACCACGACACCGCCGCGTCAGCGCAGCGGGCACTGGGTGCATTGA
- a CDS encoding discoidin domain-containing protein yields MKRWQGWLAATLLLGTCWAHAATSRVIDDFGQPGAWRASGTDDIDTSLHAVQGKNGAGICLDFNFNGVSGAATLHRDLPVDFPEYFALSFDTRGSMKPNDLQVKLIDASGDNVWWYRQEAFEPNADWRTIRADDRQVEFAWGPLKDHALKRTVAIEFTVYAGRGGKGQLCVSHLHLQPLPPHAADKPLPQTPNAFFQEQAKKASRGMYPRGFSGEQSYWTLVGVDGGARHSALISEDGAVEVDKGGWSIEPMLFEDGKAIDWASGKNTQRLEDGYLPMPTVRWQVDQLSLETTAIANGSQAHSQLLLRYVLRNDSDRPRQLTFALLARPFQVNPPTQFLNTPGGISPLHRFAWDGRALRINDSYTVQPLQATDAFAASPFDAGNLPERLTHGDEPAVSQLDDPKGFAQGAMLYHVTIAPHGSRQFALLMPWTGAMPSIGDQPTTWLEQQIQQTAATWRGKLNRVTLHVPTDQQAIADTVRSALAQILMSRDGPALQPGTRSYARTWVRDGAMMTEGLVRSGHADVAAEFVRWYAPHQFSNGKVPCCVDARGSDPVPENDSHGELIFAIAELWRYTHDRAALETLWPHAERAVAYMDKLRATETGPAPLFGLMPASISHEGYSAKPMHSYWDDFWALKGYDDAAMLAGVLGKPDEATRFSLSRDAFRKDLAQSIDAAVAQHHIDYLPGAAELGDFDATSTTIALSPGDGQTWLPPALVEQTFQRYWDGFVARRDGKNAWEDYTPYEVRTIASFVRLGWRDRIGQLLTFFFADRRPAAWNQWAEVVGRDPRKPRFVGDMPHAWIASDFLRSAYDLFAYERARDQALVLAGGIPAEWLKGDGVGIERLRTPYGLLSYSLREQGKQLELRVEAGVAVPPGGLVLAWPYSGVPDGKVLINGEVTRWRNGELVIRRVPAKVTIALP; encoded by the coding sequence ATGAAACGATGGCAGGGCTGGCTGGCGGCAACGCTGCTGCTGGGTACGTGCTGGGCCCACGCGGCAACGTCGCGGGTAATCGATGATTTTGGCCAACCCGGCGCATGGCGCGCCAGCGGTACCGACGACATCGATACATCTCTGCACGCCGTTCAGGGCAAGAACGGAGCTGGCATCTGCCTGGATTTCAACTTCAACGGTGTATCCGGCGCAGCAACACTGCATCGCGATCTGCCGGTCGACTTTCCAGAGTACTTCGCGCTGTCGTTCGATACGCGTGGATCGATGAAGCCGAATGATCTTCAGGTGAAGTTGATCGATGCCAGCGGCGACAATGTCTGGTGGTATCGGCAAGAGGCGTTCGAGCCCAATGCCGATTGGCGGACCATCCGTGCGGACGATCGCCAGGTCGAGTTCGCCTGGGGCCCATTGAAAGACCATGCGCTCAAGCGAACGGTCGCTATCGAGTTCACCGTCTATGCCGGCCGGGGTGGCAAGGGGCAGCTTTGCGTCTCTCATCTGCACTTGCAGCCATTACCGCCGCACGCTGCCGACAAACCGTTGCCGCAGACGCCGAATGCCTTCTTCCAGGAACAGGCGAAGAAGGCATCGCGCGGCATGTATCCACGCGGGTTCTCTGGTGAACAGAGTTATTGGACGTTGGTCGGCGTAGACGGCGGAGCCCGGCATTCGGCGCTGATCTCCGAGGACGGTGCGGTGGAGGTCGACAAGGGCGGCTGGTCGATCGAACCGATGCTGTTCGAAGACGGCAAGGCGATCGACTGGGCGAGTGGCAAAAACACGCAGCGCCTCGAAGACGGTTACCTGCCCATGCCTACCGTGCGCTGGCAGGTCGACCAACTGAGTCTGGAAACCACCGCCATCGCCAACGGCAGCCAGGCGCATTCGCAGTTGTTGCTGCGCTACGTCCTGCGCAACGACAGCGATCGTCCACGACAACTGACATTCGCCTTGCTGGCACGCCCTTTCCAGGTAAACCCGCCGACGCAGTTTCTCAATACACCCGGGGGCATCAGCCCGCTACACCGATTCGCCTGGGACGGCCGCGCGCTGCGTATCAACGACAGCTATACCGTGCAGCCGCTACAAGCGACCGATGCATTCGCCGCCAGTCCGTTCGATGCAGGCAATCTGCCCGAGCGCCTGACGCACGGCGACGAACCGGCGGTATCGCAGTTGGACGACCCCAAAGGGTTCGCCCAGGGTGCCATGCTTTATCACGTCACCATCGCACCGCATGGCAGTCGGCAGTTCGCGTTGCTGATGCCATGGACAGGTGCCATGCCATCGATTGGCGACCAGCCCACGACGTGGCTCGAACAGCAGATACAGCAGACGGCGGCTACCTGGCGCGGCAAGCTCAATCGCGTCACCTTGCACGTGCCCACCGACCAACAGGCTATCGCCGATACGGTACGCAGTGCGCTCGCGCAAATACTGATGTCTCGCGATGGACCGGCGCTGCAACCGGGCACACGCTCTTATGCGCGAACGTGGGTACGCGACGGCGCGATGATGACCGAAGGACTGGTGCGCAGCGGTCATGCCGATGTCGCGGCAGAGTTTGTCCGTTGGTATGCGCCGCATCAATTCAGCAACGGCAAGGTGCCCTGCTGTGTCGATGCTCGCGGCTCCGATCCGGTGCCGGAGAACGACAGCCACGGTGAACTGATCTTCGCCATCGCCGAGCTGTGGCGGTACACACATGATCGTGCCGCCCTCGAAACGTTATGGCCGCACGCCGAACGCGCTGTTGCTTATATGGACAAGCTGCGTGCCACTGAAACCGGACCGGCACCGCTCTTCGGCCTTATGCCCGCATCGATCAGCCATGAAGGCTACTCCGCCAAACCGATGCATTCGTACTGGGACGATTTCTGGGCACTCAAAGGCTATGACGACGCGGCGATGCTTGCCGGCGTGCTGGGCAAGCCCGACGAAGCGACAAGGTTCTCCTTGTCGCGCGACGCCTTTCGCAAGGACTTGGCGCAGTCCATCGATGCGGCCGTCGCGCAGCATCACATTGACTACCTCCCTGGCGCGGCCGAACTGGGCGACTTCGATGCGACGTCCACCACGATTGCGCTCTCGCCCGGCGACGGCCAGACGTGGCTGCCGCCTGCACTCGTCGAGCAGACTTTCCAGCGTTACTGGGATGGATTCGTCGCGCGCCGTGACGGAAAAAATGCTTGGGAGGACTACACACCTTACGAAGTACGCACCATCGCCAGCTTCGTGCGCCTTGGCTGGCGCGATCGCATCGGGCAGCTGTTGACGTTCTTCTTTGCCGATCGTCGACCGGCGGCGTGGAACCAGTGGGCGGAGGTGGTTGGGCGCGATCCTCGCAAGCCGCGCTTTGTCGGGGACATGCCGCATGCATGGATTGCTTCGGATTTTCTGCGCTCGGCGTATGACTTGTTTGCTTATGAGCGGGCGAGGGATCAGGCGCTGGTATTGGCTGGCGGGATTCCTGCCGAGTGGCTCAAGGGCGATGGCGTTGGGATCGAGCGGTTGCGGACGCCTTATGGATTGTTGAGTTATTCGCTGCGCGAGCAGGGGAAGCAGCTGGAGTTGCGTGTTGAGGCAGGGGTGGCAGTGCCGCCGGGTGGGTTGGTGCTTGCTTGGCCCTATTCGGGAGTACCGGATGGAAAGGTTCTGATCAATGGGGAAGTTACGCGTTGGCGAAACGGGGAGCTGGTTATTCGCCGTGTACCGGCGAAGGTGACGATTGCTCTTCCATAG